A genome region from Sphingobacteriaceae bacterium GW460-11-11-14-LB5 includes the following:
- a CDS encoding 6-phosphogluconolactonase produces MKKISSLFLLSILSTLTFAQKANYNLIVGTYTAPGKSEGIYTYNFNASTAATTIKSITKNTANPSYLAVSPDQKFVYVVNETGATSTVSAFKYNAASGALTFLNKVDSHGADPCFITVDAKNVIVANYSGGSLAIFSRKADGALTEALQTIEHTGKSIDPKGRQESAHVHMVKFTPDYKHLIVNDLGEDRIYIYNYKPAAKENILTVKSVIKTNAGTGPRHITFSPNGKFAYLAHEFNGSITAFAYSNGSLTKIQEIGTTSKDFTGKVDAADIHVSADGKFLYETNRGDANSISAFSVLPTGKLKFIETVSTLGKGPRNFTIDPTGKFLLIGHQYTNNIVIFKRNKTTGKLSDSGKRIDVGAPVCLVFN; encoded by the coding sequence ATGAAAAAAATTAGTTCATTATTCCTACTCTCTATATTGTCAACATTAACATTTGCGCAAAAAGCTAATTACAATCTCATTGTTGGTACATATACCGCACCTGGAAAAAGCGAGGGGATATATACCTATAATTTTAATGCTTCAACTGCAGCCACAACGATAAAAAGCATTACAAAAAACACGGCCAATCCGAGTTACCTGGCCGTTTCTCCTGATCAGAAATTTGTTTATGTGGTGAATGAAACCGGGGCTACCAGCACCGTAAGTGCTTTTAAATACAACGCAGCAAGCGGCGCTTTAACTTTTTTAAATAAGGTAGATAGCCATGGCGCTGATCCATGTTTTATTACTGTTGATGCCAAAAATGTAATCGTAGCCAATTATAGCGGCGGCAGTTTGGCCATATTTTCACGAAAAGCAGATGGGGCTTTAACCGAAGCTTTACAAACCATCGAGCATACCGGAAAAAGTATCGACCCAAAAGGCAGACAAGAAAGCGCACACGTACACATGGTTAAATTCACACCAGATTATAAACACCTAATTGTTAACGATTTGGGTGAAGATCGGATTTATATCTACAACTACAAACCTGCCGCAAAAGAAAATATTCTGACCGTTAAGTCAGTTATTAAAACCAATGCAGGTACTGGCCCGAGGCACATCACTTTTAGCCCGAATGGAAAATTTGCCTATTTAGCGCACGAATTTAACGGGAGTATAACTGCTTTCGCTTATTCGAACGGAAGTTTAACTAAAATCCAGGAGATTGGCACTACATCAAAAGATTTCACTGGAAAAGTTGATGCTGCTGATATCCATGTTTCAGCTGACGGAAAATTTCTTTACGAAACCAACCGTGGAGATGCCAATAGCATTTCTGCTTTTTCAGTTCTGCCTACAGGAAAATTGAAATTTATCGAAACGGTAAGTACACTGGGTAAAGGACCAAGAAACTTCACCATCGATCCGACCGGAAAATTTCTATTAATCGGTCATCAATACACGAATAACATCGTTATTTTTAAGCGAAATAAAACCACAGGCAAATTAAGCGATAGCGGTAAACGTATTGATGTTGGTGCGCCAGTTTGTTTGGTTTTTAATTAA